Genomic DNA from Shouchella patagoniensis:
TCTTCCTTATATTCCTGAAGTTTTGGTACGCTTCCCAGGCCTTTACGAAACGCTAACCCTTGAGATACATATGTTCCAGACCGCGGGACCTGATAAATATACCCTTCTAAAAGCAATTGTTCATATGCTTCATTTACCGTATTCCGTGATACTCCTAAGGATGAGGCTAACTCTCTTGATGACGGCAGCTTCTGGTGTTCAATTAAATTGCCAGAGAAGATTTTCTGTCTTAATTCTTCTTCTATTTGTTGTACAAGTGTCTTCGTTGACTGACGTGACAGAGAAAACCAAAGCATGCTCCCACTCCTCTGGTACCTTAATATCTGTTCTAATGTGGATCTTTATTGGACCAGTATAGCATGTTACTGTTAAAAAAAAGATTGATGGAGGGTTTGTTTTGAAAACGATTGGATTAATCGGTGGATTAAGTTGGGAATCATCCGTATCTTACTACCAATATATAAATGAATATGCGAAACGCCATCTGGGTGGCTTGCACTCTGCTAAATGTTTGTTGTATTCGTTTGACTTCGAAGAAATTGTGTCTCTGCAAAAAGCAGGGAATTGGGACGAGGCCACTGCGCGAATGATTGAAGCAGGTGAAAAACTTAAAGCAGGCGGAGCAGAACTCTTAGTCATTTGCACAAACACGATGCATCTAATGGCTGACGAGGTAGAAAGAGCAACAGGGCTCCCACTTATTCATATCGTAGATGCCTTAGCCGAATCAATTAAAGCAAGAGGTATGAATACAGTTGGCCTTCTTGGCACACAATTCACGATGGAAAAACCTTTTTATAAGGAACGAATGAAACAGCACCATGGTATTGATTTGCTTATACCAACCGAAATGGATCGAGAACGCGTTCATAACATTATTTTTAATGAACTCTGTGTTGGTACCATCTGTCCCAATTCAAATCAGTATTATCAATCTGTCATCGATCAACTCAAACAGCAAGGGGCAGAGGGCGTTATATTAGGGTGTACAGAAATTCCCTTACTCATTACTCAAGCGGACTCTCGCTTACCTTTGTTTGATTCAACAAAACTCCATGCCGAAATGGCCATCTCATTCGCCCTATCGGATAAAAGCATAATTTAATTACGAAAAAGCCACGCTGTATAATATTCAGCGTGGTCTCTTTTATCATTTTATTTACTTTTTCGCTTGATGTACTTTTAAGAGCTTGCCTTTCACAGGTGTTTTTCTCATTTGCTCAAGTACAAGCGTCCCTTTTCCATTCAAAATTTCAATAAAAGTGGATGTCTTTTCAACGGTAATAATCCCGATGTCATCCGCACTGACGTTCTGCAAACGAGTGATTGTCCCAACAAAATCCCCAGCCCGTAATTTCTTTTGCTTACCTCCATTAAAATAAAGCTTCATAATCCCATGATTCACTGCTTGTTTACTGTCCGACTGGGCATTGGCATTGCTTCTCAACTCCCGGAAGGTTTTTCTTACAGCTGGGCTTATCTTAGGTTCACTTTGACTCTCAAGCGAGTATCCAATTGCCTCTTCAAGCTCCGGTAATCGCTCTGCTTCATCTGCATGAACAAATAGTAACGACTTCCCTTTTGCTCCAGCTCGACCAGTGCGTCCCGTGCGATGAACATACTCTTCTGCTACTGGTGGCACATTCATTTGAATGACCATTTCCATTTGAGCTACATCAATTCCCCTAGCAGCTAAATTGGTTGCGATTAAATAACGGATTTTTCCACTCTTAAATGCATCCATCACTGCGAACCGTTCTTCTTGACGCAACGCTCCGTGAAGCTTGCCCGACCGTGGTATTTCTTTTTGAACCGCTCGAAAAACGCGATCGACTTCTTCCTGGGTCTCACAAAAAACAAGTGCACTCTCCGGCTTTTCATGGGCGAGCACATCCACTAACAATTGTTCTTTCTTGCGTTTTGTGATCATAACAGCGTGACTAGTCGTGGCAGGAAGCTCCACCGCACTTTCACCTTTTATCACCACTGGTTCTTGCAAATACACATTAATTAATTTCTTAATTTCCGGAGGAAACGTTGCTGAAAACAACATTGTTACGTGTTTTGTAGGCAATAAATCAAGAATGTCCGTTACTTGATCGAGAAACCCTTTGTTAAATAATTCATCCGCTTCATCAATAACCACATATTGTAGTTTTTCGACTGGAAGTGTTCCTTTTTGTAAATGATCAAGAACCCGACCAGGCGTACCGACTACAATATGATTTTTTTGTTTTAGCCCTAATTTTTGTCGCTCATAGGACTGTTTTCCATATACTGCTCTCACTTGTAGCCGCTTAAAACGACCAATTGCGGTCAAATCACCACGCACCTGTTCCGCAAGTTCCCTAGTAGGTGTGAGCACAAGCGCTTGTGGTTTATTCTCCTCCCAATTTGCCTTTTCGCAAAGTGGAATTCCATATGCTGCGGTCTTCCCACTTCCCGTTTGTGATTGGGCGATTAAATCCTTCCTTCCATTCTCAAGCAGAATCGGTAGCACTTGTTGCTGAATGTCTGTAGGGTTTGTATAGTGTAATAAAGATAGTGCCCGCTGAATAGAAGCATCCAGTGGGTACGAAGAAAACGTCTTTTTTGTCATCATGCACCTCGCTCTCTCAAGCATACCCTATTTTGGACTTGAATAGAAAAGGATGTTTTTAAAATGAAGCCTAAAACAGCGATCATTACTGGCGGCACAAGTGGAATTGGATATGAGACAGCAAAAGGTCTGTTAAAACATGACTATCATGTTGTCTTGGCTGGTAGAAATAAAACGAAGGGAACGGATGCTGTTCAATCCTTAAACCAATACGGTTCAATTATCTTTTTAGAAGTTGATTTCGCAGAGCTCGCGTCCATTCAACACTTTACTGACCAAATAAAAGCAATGTACACTTCAATTGATTGCTTGATTAACAATGCTGGTGTGATGATTCCACCACTTCGTTATACAAAAGATGGCTTCGAACTCCAATTTGGCACAAACCATCTCGCTCATTTTGCATTAACCGGTTTATTATTGCCTCTGCTCATACAATCACCACAATCAAGAATTGTCACCATAACAAGCATTGCAGCAATTAAAGGATTTATCGATTTCGAAAACCTTGATGGCAGCAAAAAGTATCAACCAATGGTCTTTTACCGACAAAGCAAACATGCCAACTGGCTGTTTGCAAAAGAATTACATCGGCGTTTAACGAAGATTGGCGCTTCAACAATTAGTATCGCCGCACACCCAGGTCTCGCTAATACAAACTTGCTATCCCGAGGTTCTGGTAAACAAACGAGTTTGCTTATTCGCCAATTACTCCCTTTGTTCACTCAATCAACCGCAGATGGTGCTAAACCAACAATTTATGCGGCAACCGATCCTAACTTAGACGGTGGTGAATGGATTGGACCAGACGGTTTTAAAGCGTGGCGTGGAGAGCCAATCGTTGATTCCATTGGAGACAAACTGTTTGATAAAGAAACTGCCAAAAAAC
This window encodes:
- a CDS encoding aspartate/glutamate racemase family protein encodes the protein MKTIGLIGGLSWESSVSYYQYINEYAKRHLGGLHSAKCLLYSFDFEEIVSLQKAGNWDEATARMIEAGEKLKAGGAELLVICTNTMHLMADEVERATGLPLIHIVDALAESIKARGMNTVGLLGTQFTMEKPFYKERMKQHHGIDLLIPTEMDRERVHNIIFNELCVGTICPNSNQYYQSVIDQLKQQGAEGVILGCTEIPLLITQADSRLPLFDSTKLHAEMAISFALSDKSII
- a CDS encoding DEAD/DEAH box helicase, with the protein product MTKKTFSSYPLDASIQRALSLLHYTNPTDIQQQVLPILLENGRKDLIAQSQTGSGKTAAYGIPLCEKANWEENKPQALVLTPTRELAEQVRGDLTAIGRFKRLQVRAVYGKQSYERQKLGLKQKNHIVVGTPGRVLDHLQKGTLPVEKLQYVVIDEADELFNKGFLDQVTDILDLLPTKHVTMLFSATFPPEIKKLINVYLQEPVVIKGESAVELPATTSHAVMITKRKKEQLLVDVLAHEKPESALVFCETQEEVDRVFRAVQKEIPRSGKLHGALRQEERFAVMDAFKSGKIRYLIATNLAARGIDVAQMEMVIQMNVPPVAEEYVHRTGRTGRAGAKGKSLLFVHADEAERLPELEEAIGYSLESQSEPKISPAVRKTFRELRSNANAQSDSKQAVNHGIMKLYFNGGKQKKLRAGDFVGTITRLQNVSADDIGIITVEKTSTFIEILNGKGTLVLEQMRKTPVKGKLLKVHQAKK
- a CDS encoding oxidoreductase, which translates into the protein MEKDVFKMKPKTAIITGGTSGIGYETAKGLLKHDYHVVLAGRNKTKGTDAVQSLNQYGSIIFLEVDFAELASIQHFTDQIKAMYTSIDCLINNAGVMIPPLRYTKDGFELQFGTNHLAHFALTGLLLPLLIQSPQSRIVTITSIAAIKGFIDFENLDGSKKYQPMVFYRQSKHANWLFAKELHRRLTKIGASTISIAAHPGLANTNLLSRGSGKQTSLLIRQLLPLFTQSTADGAKPTIYAATDPNLDGGEWIGPDGFKAWRGEPIVDSIGDKLFDKETAKKLWHVSEKLTNVQYPF